A part of Syngnathoides biaculeatus isolate LvHL_M chromosome 21, ASM1980259v1, whole genome shotgun sequence genomic DNA contains:
- the eml3 gene encoding echinoderm microtubule-associated protein-like 3 isoform X4 produces the protein MESATNSLDEASADGSVESTDRASGMETRVQAQEDEITLLKASLADALRRLRLHDRLLAVLKQQLIAVNPACAGLIDQVCCHENAKLSSSFGLDDGVLQRGSSRSPQSVTAGTNGPTARSTSAEPRPATADRSTQTRASEAGWDPEPNAGPHLDDALHPRAKLRRAPSMEEDDDDLEDDEEAAEQEKEPSWTAPAEEPAEGGAVVGVRGGSRSPEDADAGAPPNQNLGPTSSAASTVRQGPQKPLVRRNSEKLANLKGQVKRLDKKAASSATLLNHSPSFENRAKELVAIAGSPGSRRGTYSQGQSIKMFIRGRPITMYIPANIQNYEDLKMELPPERLELDWVYGYRGRDCRANLYFLPTGEAVYFIACVVVLYHISKRTQRHYRRHTDCVRCLTLHPDKVRIASGQTASVDKDGKPLQPCVHIWDSGTLVTLQHIGLGTFQRGVGSLAFSTMDSGAFLCVIDESNEHMLSVWDWARDSKQAEVKSTNETVLAVDFHPSDSSNIITCGKSHVYFWTFTAGQFTKKQGIFGKYKKPKFIQCFAFSLTGEVLSGDSEGNILTWGRSAADIRTLGKGAKETFQIMRQTKAHEGSVFTLCTLQGGALLSGGSKDRKVIRWSADLAPEQECEIPEKFGAVRTVVAMAEDEVLVGTTRNAILRGTFSNGFVAVVQGHVDEMWGLATHPHVDSFLSCGHDRQVCLWETGQHTLTWSVTLEEYGLCADFCPNGSVVSVGLSTGRWVVLDLLTAEVVSESVDGNEQLSVMRYSPDGCCLAVGSHDNFIYIYNVTEGGRRYSRFGKCNGHSSFITHLDWSKDGKYIMSNSGDYEILYWDIAGGCKLLRNRFESKDREWASYTCVLGFHVMGVWLEGSDGTDINALCRSHSESVVAVADDFCKVHLFQYPCPKPKAPSRRYEGHGSHVTNVRFTHSDSHLLSMGGKDACILQWRVVRGGTAAAGSPEPAPALPT, from the exons atgGAGTCCGCGACAAACAGCCTGG ATGAGGCGTCAGCGGACGGCAGCGTGGAATCCACCGACCGGGCGTCGGGGATGGAAACGCGCGTTCAGGCGCAGGAGGACGAGATCACGCTGCTCAAGGCCTCGCTGGCGGACGCGCTGCGCCGGCTCCGCCTCCACGATCGGCTCCTCGCCGTCCTGAAGCAGCAGCTCATCGCAG TAAATCCCGCTTGTGCCGGACTCATCGACCAAGTGTGCTGCCACGAGAACGCAAAGCTTTCCTCCAGTTTCGGTCTCGATGACGGAGTCCTTCAGCGTGGTTCCAG TCGATCGCCGCAAAGCGTCACGGCCGGCACAAACGGCCCCACGGCGCGCTCGACGTCAGCGGAACCGAGACCGGCGACGGCGGACCGGTCCACCCAGACGCGGGCGAGCGAGGCCGGCTGGGATCCTGAGCCGAACGCGGGTCCGCACCTGGACGACGCCCTCCATCCTCGGGCCAAGCTGCGCCGGGCCCCGAGCATggaggaagacgacgacgacctGGAGGATGATGAAGAAGCGGCGGAGCAGGAAAAGGAGCCGAGTTGGACCGCGCCAGCGGAGGAACCCGCAGAGGGCGGCGCCGTCGTCGGCGTCCGGGGTGGAAGTCGTTCCCCGGAAGACGCTGACGCCGGCGCGCCTCCCAATCAGAACCTCGGCCCAACATCGAGCGCCGCCTCCACGGTCCGGCAAGGACCGCAGAAACCTCT GGTGCGACGGAACAGCGAGAAATTGGCAAACCTGAAGGGGCAAGTCAAGCGTCTGGATAAGAAAGCGGCGTCCTCGGCCACCCTCCTCAACCACTCCCCGAGCTTCGAGAA TCGCGCCAAGGAGCTTGTCGCAATCGCAG GATCCCCTGGCTCCAGGAGAGGAACTTACAGtcaag GGCAGTCGATCAAAATGTTCATCCGGGGCCGTCCCATCACCATGTACATCCCCGCCAACATCCAAAATTACGAAGacctgaagatggagctgccccCCGAGCGGCTGGAGCTGGACTGGgt CTACGGCTACCGGGGGCGAGACTGCCGGGCCAACCTGTACTTCCTCCCGACGGGCGAGGCGGTCTACTTCATCGCCTGCGTGGTGGTCCTCTACCACATCAGCAAGCGCACGCAGCGCCACTATCGCAGGCACACGGACTGCGTTCGCTG tcTGACGCTACATCCTGACAAAGTGCGAATAGCATCCGGACAGACGGCCAGCGTGGACAAAGACGGCAAG CCCCTGCAGCCTTGCGTGCATATTTGGGACTCGGGCACTTTGGTCACCCTGCAACACATCGGACTCGGAACTTTCCAGAGAGGAGTGGGATCGCTTGCGTTTTCCACAATG GACTCTGGCGCGTTCCTGTGCGTGATTGATGAGTCCAACGAGCACATGTTGTCTGTGTGGGACTGGGCCAGAGATAGCAAGCAAGCTGAGGTCAag AGCACCAACGAGACGGTGCTGGCTGTGGACTTCCACCCCAGCGACAGCAGCAACATCATCACCTGCGGTAAATCGCACGTGTACTTCTGGACTTTCACCGCGGGGCAGTTCACCAAGAAGCAAGGCATCTTCGGC aaataCAAGAAGCCCAAGTTTATCCAGTGTTTTGCGTTCAGCCTGACGGGTGAAGTTCTGAGCGGGGATTCCGAGGGGAACATCCTGACATGGGGGAGGTCCGCCGCGGATATCAGAACTCTCGGCAAAGGAGCCAAAG AGACCTTCCAGATCATGCGCCAGACCAAAGCACACGAGGGCAGCGTGTTCACCTTGTGCACGCTGCAGGGCGGCGCGCTGCTCAGCGGGGGAAGCAAAGACCGCAAGGTCATCCGCTGGAGTGCCGACCTGGCCCCCGAGCAAGAGTGTGAG ATTCCTGAGAAATTTGGGGCAGTGCGCACCGTTGTGGCGATGGCCGAAGACGAAGTGTTGGTTGGTACAACGAGAAACGCCATCCTCAGAGGCACCTTCTCCAATGGCTTTGTGGCCGTCGTGCAA GGTCACGTGGACGAAATGTGGGGGCTGGCGACGCACCCGCATGTCGACAGCTTCCTCTCCTGTGGCCACGACAGGCAGGTGTGCTTGTGGGAAACCGGCCAGCACACGCTCACCTGGTCCGTCACCCTGGAG GAGTACGGGTTGTGCGCCGACTTCTGCCCGAACGGATCGGTGGTTTCGGTCGGCCTCAGCACAGGAAG GTGGGTGGTCTTGGACCTGCTGACCGCGGAGGTCGTCTCCGAGTCGGTGGACGGCAATGAGCAGCTTTCAGTCATGAGATACTCTCCAG ACGGCTGCTGTCTCGCGGTGGGGTCCCACGACAACTTCATCTACATCTATAATGTGACGGAAGGTGGACGCCGTTACTCTCGCTTTGGGAAATGCAAC ggccactccagtttcataACTCACTTGGATTGGTCCAAAGACGGGAAGTACATCATGTCAAATTCCGGCGACTATGAAATTCTCTATT GGGACATTGCTGGGGGCTGCAAACTCTTGAGGAATCGCTTTGAGAGCAAAGACCGCGAGTGGGCCTCCTACACGTGTGTGCTGGGCTTCCACGTCATGG GCGTGTGGCTGGAGGGCTCCGACGGCACCGACATCAACGCGCTGTGCCGCTCCCACAGCGAGAGCGTGGTGGCGGTGGCCGACGATTTCTGCAAAGTTCACCTCTTCCAGTACCCCTGCCCCAAACCCAAG GCGCCCAGCCGCAGGTACGAGGGCCACGGCAGCCACGTCACCAACGTGCGCTTCACCCACAGCGACTCGCACCTGCTTTCCATGGGCGGCAAGGACGCGTGCATCCTCCAGTGGCGGGTGGTGCGAGGGGGCACTGCCGCCGCCGGCTCTCCCGAACCCGCCCCCGCGCTCCCCACCTAG
- the eml3 gene encoding echinoderm microtubule-associated protein-like 3 isoform X1, protein MESATNSLDEASADGSVESTDRASGMETRVQAQEDEITLLKASLADALRRLRLHDRLLAVLKQQLIAVNPACAGLIDQVCCHENAKLSSSFGLDDGVLQRGSSRSPQSVTAGTNGPTARSTSAEPRPATADRSTQTRASEAGWDPEPNAGPHLDDALHPRAKLRRAPSMEEDDDDLEDDEEAAEQEKEPSWTAPAEEPAEGGAVVGVRGGSRSPEDADAGAPPNQNLGPTSSAASTVRQGPQKPLPCTVSTCTALPKHSLVVFRVRRNSEKLANLKGQVKRLDKKAASSATLLNHSPSFENRAKELVAIAGSPGSRRGTYSQGQSIKMFIRGRPITMYIPANIQNYEDLKMELPPERLELDWVYGYRGRDCRANLYFLPTGEAVYFIACVVVLYHISKRTQRHYRRHTDCVRCLTLHPDKVRIASGQTASVDKDGKPLQPCVHIWDSGTLVTLQHIGLGTFQRGVGSLAFSTMDSGAFLCVIDESNEHMLSVWDWARDSKQAEVKSTNETVLAVDFHPSDSSNIITCGKSHVYFWTFTAGQFTKKQGIFGKYKKPKFIQCFAFSLTGEVLSGDSEGNILTWGRSAADIRTLGKGAKETFQIMRQTKAHEGSVFTLCTLQGGALLSGGSKDRKVIRWSADLAPEQECEIPEKFGAVRTVVAMAEDEVLVGTTRNAILRGTFSNGFVAVVQGHVDEMWGLATHPHVDSFLSCGHDRQVCLWETGQHTLTWSVTLEEYGLCADFCPNGSVVSVGLSTGRWVVLDLLTAEVVSESVDGNEQLSVMRYSPDGCCLAVGSHDNFIYIYNVTEGGRRYSRFGKCNGHSSFITHLDWSKDGKYIMSNSGDYEILYWDIAGGCKLLRNRFESKDREWASYTCVLGFHVMGVWLEGSDGTDINALCRSHSESVVAVADDFCKVHLFQYPCPKPKAPSRRYEGHGSHVTNVRFTHSDSHLLSMGGKDACILQWRVVRGGTAAAGSPEPAPALPT, encoded by the exons atgGAGTCCGCGACAAACAGCCTGG ATGAGGCGTCAGCGGACGGCAGCGTGGAATCCACCGACCGGGCGTCGGGGATGGAAACGCGCGTTCAGGCGCAGGAGGACGAGATCACGCTGCTCAAGGCCTCGCTGGCGGACGCGCTGCGCCGGCTCCGCCTCCACGATCGGCTCCTCGCCGTCCTGAAGCAGCAGCTCATCGCAG TAAATCCCGCTTGTGCCGGACTCATCGACCAAGTGTGCTGCCACGAGAACGCAAAGCTTTCCTCCAGTTTCGGTCTCGATGACGGAGTCCTTCAGCGTGGTTCCAG TCGATCGCCGCAAAGCGTCACGGCCGGCACAAACGGCCCCACGGCGCGCTCGACGTCAGCGGAACCGAGACCGGCGACGGCGGACCGGTCCACCCAGACGCGGGCGAGCGAGGCCGGCTGGGATCCTGAGCCGAACGCGGGTCCGCACCTGGACGACGCCCTCCATCCTCGGGCCAAGCTGCGCCGGGCCCCGAGCATggaggaagacgacgacgacctGGAGGATGATGAAGAAGCGGCGGAGCAGGAAAAGGAGCCGAGTTGGACCGCGCCAGCGGAGGAACCCGCAGAGGGCGGCGCCGTCGTCGGCGTCCGGGGTGGAAGTCGTTCCCCGGAAGACGCTGACGCCGGCGCGCCTCCCAATCAGAACCTCGGCCCAACATCGAGCGCCGCCTCCACGGTCCGGCAAGGACCGCAGAAACCTCT aCCCTGTACAGTTTCCACGTGCACTGCACTACCCAAACACTCCCTCGTCGTCTTCAGGGTGCGACGGAACAGCGAGAAATTGGCAAACCTGAAGGGGCAAGTCAAGCGTCTGGATAAGAAAGCGGCGTCCTCGGCCACCCTCCTCAACCACTCCCCGAGCTTCGAGAA TCGCGCCAAGGAGCTTGTCGCAATCGCAG GATCCCCTGGCTCCAGGAGAGGAACTTACAGtcaag GGCAGTCGATCAAAATGTTCATCCGGGGCCGTCCCATCACCATGTACATCCCCGCCAACATCCAAAATTACGAAGacctgaagatggagctgccccCCGAGCGGCTGGAGCTGGACTGGgt CTACGGCTACCGGGGGCGAGACTGCCGGGCCAACCTGTACTTCCTCCCGACGGGCGAGGCGGTCTACTTCATCGCCTGCGTGGTGGTCCTCTACCACATCAGCAAGCGCACGCAGCGCCACTATCGCAGGCACACGGACTGCGTTCGCTG tcTGACGCTACATCCTGACAAAGTGCGAATAGCATCCGGACAGACGGCCAGCGTGGACAAAGACGGCAAG CCCCTGCAGCCTTGCGTGCATATTTGGGACTCGGGCACTTTGGTCACCCTGCAACACATCGGACTCGGAACTTTCCAGAGAGGAGTGGGATCGCTTGCGTTTTCCACAATG GACTCTGGCGCGTTCCTGTGCGTGATTGATGAGTCCAACGAGCACATGTTGTCTGTGTGGGACTGGGCCAGAGATAGCAAGCAAGCTGAGGTCAag AGCACCAACGAGACGGTGCTGGCTGTGGACTTCCACCCCAGCGACAGCAGCAACATCATCACCTGCGGTAAATCGCACGTGTACTTCTGGACTTTCACCGCGGGGCAGTTCACCAAGAAGCAAGGCATCTTCGGC aaataCAAGAAGCCCAAGTTTATCCAGTGTTTTGCGTTCAGCCTGACGGGTGAAGTTCTGAGCGGGGATTCCGAGGGGAACATCCTGACATGGGGGAGGTCCGCCGCGGATATCAGAACTCTCGGCAAAGGAGCCAAAG AGACCTTCCAGATCATGCGCCAGACCAAAGCACACGAGGGCAGCGTGTTCACCTTGTGCACGCTGCAGGGCGGCGCGCTGCTCAGCGGGGGAAGCAAAGACCGCAAGGTCATCCGCTGGAGTGCCGACCTGGCCCCCGAGCAAGAGTGTGAG ATTCCTGAGAAATTTGGGGCAGTGCGCACCGTTGTGGCGATGGCCGAAGACGAAGTGTTGGTTGGTACAACGAGAAACGCCATCCTCAGAGGCACCTTCTCCAATGGCTTTGTGGCCGTCGTGCAA GGTCACGTGGACGAAATGTGGGGGCTGGCGACGCACCCGCATGTCGACAGCTTCCTCTCCTGTGGCCACGACAGGCAGGTGTGCTTGTGGGAAACCGGCCAGCACACGCTCACCTGGTCCGTCACCCTGGAG GAGTACGGGTTGTGCGCCGACTTCTGCCCGAACGGATCGGTGGTTTCGGTCGGCCTCAGCACAGGAAG GTGGGTGGTCTTGGACCTGCTGACCGCGGAGGTCGTCTCCGAGTCGGTGGACGGCAATGAGCAGCTTTCAGTCATGAGATACTCTCCAG ACGGCTGCTGTCTCGCGGTGGGGTCCCACGACAACTTCATCTACATCTATAATGTGACGGAAGGTGGACGCCGTTACTCTCGCTTTGGGAAATGCAAC ggccactccagtttcataACTCACTTGGATTGGTCCAAAGACGGGAAGTACATCATGTCAAATTCCGGCGACTATGAAATTCTCTATT GGGACATTGCTGGGGGCTGCAAACTCTTGAGGAATCGCTTTGAGAGCAAAGACCGCGAGTGGGCCTCCTACACGTGTGTGCTGGGCTTCCACGTCATGG GCGTGTGGCTGGAGGGCTCCGACGGCACCGACATCAACGCGCTGTGCCGCTCCCACAGCGAGAGCGTGGTGGCGGTGGCCGACGATTTCTGCAAAGTTCACCTCTTCCAGTACCCCTGCCCCAAACCCAAG GCGCCCAGCCGCAGGTACGAGGGCCACGGCAGCCACGTCACCAACGTGCGCTTCACCCACAGCGACTCGCACCTGCTTTCCATGGGCGGCAAGGACGCGTGCATCCTCCAGTGGCGGGTGGTGCGAGGGGGCACTGCCGCCGCCGGCTCTCCCGAACCCGCCCCCGCGCTCCCCACCTAG
- the eml3 gene encoding echinoderm microtubule-associated protein-like 3 isoform X3, whose product MTLLHEASADGSVESTDRASGMETRVQAQEDEITLLKASLADALRRLRLHDRLLAVLKQQLIAVNPACAGLIDQVCCHENAKLSSSFGLDDGVLQRGSSRSPQSVTAGTNGPTARSTSAEPRPATADRSTQTRASEAGWDPEPNAGPHLDDALHPRAKLRRAPSMEEDDDDLEDDEEAAEQEKEPSWTAPAEEPAEGGAVVGVRGGSRSPEDADAGAPPNQNLGPTSSAASTVRQGPQKPLPCTVSTCTALPKHSLVVFRVRRNSEKLANLKGQVKRLDKKAASSATLLNHSPSFENRAKELVAIAGSPGSRRGTYSQGQSIKMFIRGRPITMYIPANIQNYEDLKMELPPERLELDWVYGYRGRDCRANLYFLPTGEAVYFIACVVVLYHISKRTQRHYRRHTDCVRCLTLHPDKVRIASGQTASVDKDGKPLQPCVHIWDSGTLVTLQHIGLGTFQRGVGSLAFSTMDSGAFLCVIDESNEHMLSVWDWARDSKQAEVKSTNETVLAVDFHPSDSSNIITCGKSHVYFWTFTAGQFTKKQGIFGKYKKPKFIQCFAFSLTGEVLSGDSEGNILTWGRSAADIRTLGKGAKETFQIMRQTKAHEGSVFTLCTLQGGALLSGGSKDRKVIRWSADLAPEQECEIPEKFGAVRTVVAMAEDEVLVGTTRNAILRGTFSNGFVAVVQGHVDEMWGLATHPHVDSFLSCGHDRQVCLWETGQHTLTWSVTLEEYGLCADFCPNGSVVSVGLSTGRWVVLDLLTAEVVSESVDGNEQLSVMRYSPDGCCLAVGSHDNFIYIYNVTEGGRRYSRFGKCNGHSSFITHLDWSKDGKYIMSNSGDYEILYWDIAGGCKLLRNRFESKDREWASYTCVLGFHVMGVWLEGSDGTDINALCRSHSESVVAVADDFCKVHLFQYPCPKPKAPSRRYEGHGSHVTNVRFTHSDSHLLSMGGKDACILQWRVVRGGTAAAGSPEPAPALPT is encoded by the exons ATGACTCTCTTAC ATGAGGCGTCAGCGGACGGCAGCGTGGAATCCACCGACCGGGCGTCGGGGATGGAAACGCGCGTTCAGGCGCAGGAGGACGAGATCACGCTGCTCAAGGCCTCGCTGGCGGACGCGCTGCGCCGGCTCCGCCTCCACGATCGGCTCCTCGCCGTCCTGAAGCAGCAGCTCATCGCAG TAAATCCCGCTTGTGCCGGACTCATCGACCAAGTGTGCTGCCACGAGAACGCAAAGCTTTCCTCCAGTTTCGGTCTCGATGACGGAGTCCTTCAGCGTGGTTCCAG TCGATCGCCGCAAAGCGTCACGGCCGGCACAAACGGCCCCACGGCGCGCTCGACGTCAGCGGAACCGAGACCGGCGACGGCGGACCGGTCCACCCAGACGCGGGCGAGCGAGGCCGGCTGGGATCCTGAGCCGAACGCGGGTCCGCACCTGGACGACGCCCTCCATCCTCGGGCCAAGCTGCGCCGGGCCCCGAGCATggaggaagacgacgacgacctGGAGGATGATGAAGAAGCGGCGGAGCAGGAAAAGGAGCCGAGTTGGACCGCGCCAGCGGAGGAACCCGCAGAGGGCGGCGCCGTCGTCGGCGTCCGGGGTGGAAGTCGTTCCCCGGAAGACGCTGACGCCGGCGCGCCTCCCAATCAGAACCTCGGCCCAACATCGAGCGCCGCCTCCACGGTCCGGCAAGGACCGCAGAAACCTCT aCCCTGTACAGTTTCCACGTGCACTGCACTACCCAAACACTCCCTCGTCGTCTTCAGGGTGCGACGGAACAGCGAGAAATTGGCAAACCTGAAGGGGCAAGTCAAGCGTCTGGATAAGAAAGCGGCGTCCTCGGCCACCCTCCTCAACCACTCCCCGAGCTTCGAGAA TCGCGCCAAGGAGCTTGTCGCAATCGCAG GATCCCCTGGCTCCAGGAGAGGAACTTACAGtcaag GGCAGTCGATCAAAATGTTCATCCGGGGCCGTCCCATCACCATGTACATCCCCGCCAACATCCAAAATTACGAAGacctgaagatggagctgccccCCGAGCGGCTGGAGCTGGACTGGgt CTACGGCTACCGGGGGCGAGACTGCCGGGCCAACCTGTACTTCCTCCCGACGGGCGAGGCGGTCTACTTCATCGCCTGCGTGGTGGTCCTCTACCACATCAGCAAGCGCACGCAGCGCCACTATCGCAGGCACACGGACTGCGTTCGCTG tcTGACGCTACATCCTGACAAAGTGCGAATAGCATCCGGACAGACGGCCAGCGTGGACAAAGACGGCAAG CCCCTGCAGCCTTGCGTGCATATTTGGGACTCGGGCACTTTGGTCACCCTGCAACACATCGGACTCGGAACTTTCCAGAGAGGAGTGGGATCGCTTGCGTTTTCCACAATG GACTCTGGCGCGTTCCTGTGCGTGATTGATGAGTCCAACGAGCACATGTTGTCTGTGTGGGACTGGGCCAGAGATAGCAAGCAAGCTGAGGTCAag AGCACCAACGAGACGGTGCTGGCTGTGGACTTCCACCCCAGCGACAGCAGCAACATCATCACCTGCGGTAAATCGCACGTGTACTTCTGGACTTTCACCGCGGGGCAGTTCACCAAGAAGCAAGGCATCTTCGGC aaataCAAGAAGCCCAAGTTTATCCAGTGTTTTGCGTTCAGCCTGACGGGTGAAGTTCTGAGCGGGGATTCCGAGGGGAACATCCTGACATGGGGGAGGTCCGCCGCGGATATCAGAACTCTCGGCAAAGGAGCCAAAG AGACCTTCCAGATCATGCGCCAGACCAAAGCACACGAGGGCAGCGTGTTCACCTTGTGCACGCTGCAGGGCGGCGCGCTGCTCAGCGGGGGAAGCAAAGACCGCAAGGTCATCCGCTGGAGTGCCGACCTGGCCCCCGAGCAAGAGTGTGAG ATTCCTGAGAAATTTGGGGCAGTGCGCACCGTTGTGGCGATGGCCGAAGACGAAGTGTTGGTTGGTACAACGAGAAACGCCATCCTCAGAGGCACCTTCTCCAATGGCTTTGTGGCCGTCGTGCAA GGTCACGTGGACGAAATGTGGGGGCTGGCGACGCACCCGCATGTCGACAGCTTCCTCTCCTGTGGCCACGACAGGCAGGTGTGCTTGTGGGAAACCGGCCAGCACACGCTCACCTGGTCCGTCACCCTGGAG GAGTACGGGTTGTGCGCCGACTTCTGCCCGAACGGATCGGTGGTTTCGGTCGGCCTCAGCACAGGAAG GTGGGTGGTCTTGGACCTGCTGACCGCGGAGGTCGTCTCCGAGTCGGTGGACGGCAATGAGCAGCTTTCAGTCATGAGATACTCTCCAG ACGGCTGCTGTCTCGCGGTGGGGTCCCACGACAACTTCATCTACATCTATAATGTGACGGAAGGTGGACGCCGTTACTCTCGCTTTGGGAAATGCAAC ggccactccagtttcataACTCACTTGGATTGGTCCAAAGACGGGAAGTACATCATGTCAAATTCCGGCGACTATGAAATTCTCTATT GGGACATTGCTGGGGGCTGCAAACTCTTGAGGAATCGCTTTGAGAGCAAAGACCGCGAGTGGGCCTCCTACACGTGTGTGCTGGGCTTCCACGTCATGG GCGTGTGGCTGGAGGGCTCCGACGGCACCGACATCAACGCGCTGTGCCGCTCCCACAGCGAGAGCGTGGTGGCGGTGGCCGACGATTTCTGCAAAGTTCACCTCTTCCAGTACCCCTGCCCCAAACCCAAG GCGCCCAGCCGCAGGTACGAGGGCCACGGCAGCCACGTCACCAACGTGCGCTTCACCCACAGCGACTCGCACCTGCTTTCCATGGGCGGCAAGGACGCGTGCATCCTCCAGTGGCGGGTGGTGCGAGGGGGCACTGCCGCCGCCGGCTCTCCCGAACCCGCCCCCGCGCTCCCCACCTAG